TACGGTATGGATGCACGTGGTCTTGACCCTTATATTGACTACTGCCGTAAACACAATATTCATTATGATGTGAATACTGCTTTTGATATGTATGTTGATAATGTAGAGAACCTGACTAAAGAAGCTAATTACATGTATGAACACTTCCGTATTGTGCCGGCTACTTTACCAGCATGGGAAGATTTCCGTGAACCGGTTGTTAAGTTTACTGTATTTACACAGCCAGAAATCCTTGACGAAGCCGAACGTGAATGGCGTAATTGGACCCCTGAGTACAACATTTTGCGGAGTGGTGAATTTTTCGTTGATTTGATGCATCCCGAATCCTCTAAGGGCAACGCATTAAAGAATCTGGCTGTGAAGCTGGGAATTCCGCAAGAGGAAGTTCTTTCGATCGGTAATTATTTTAATGATATTTCTATGCTTACATACGCGGGTATGGGCGTTGCGATGGATAATTCTCCTGTAGAGGTCAAAGCGGCAGCGAATGCTGTAACGGGGTCAAACAACGAGCATGGTGTGCGAGATGCGCTGGTTAAATATTGTTTATCCTAATTCTTTTGGATTTGTAAATTAAGTTTAGATGCAGAGCATAAAGCGGTCTGGAGTCTGCTTTATGCTTTTTTTGTTGAAGGAAATAAAGAAATACATAACAGAAATGATTCTATTCAAAAAATAACCCGCCGGTGCCTGAAATTACGCCTAAGGGTATGATATCAACAGGAACTAATATTGATAGCTTCGTGGAATCCACGATTTCAGATTCCTTACCTTTGTTCTATCTGCCAAGATAACTTTTATAAATACTACTTGACAAATATCCTCCGTATCTATTAATTCTTCTATCAACGTAACTTGGGATGTAACATACGTGTAGTTATATTCGTGTTTCCTTTTTGATTTAAGTCTACCTCTTTATTATTTTCATTAGAATATGGCATAAAGTTGTTATGGGTTATTCTTTCTTGATGGCGAAGTGCAAACATTTGTGTGGCTTTAGAGAATTGGATCGAAAAGACATCTGGGAAGAAACTTTTTTATTTAAAATGTGACCCAACGCATAATCACTTTATTTAGATCGTCTAAATTTAAGGTATTCATTTTTTTTCAAACTTTCATAATTTGATTCAAATCCTCTTTTTTGTTTGGCAGTCATTATAAAATATGGTTGTTGATAAACATTATCAATCAAACATGGGAGGTTAAAGAAATGAGTACACAATTCAAAAAAATCGCCGAGGATACTTACTGGATAGGCAAAATCGATAACCGCCAGGTTCCATTTCACCGCCTGATTTTGGCAAAAGGAACTACCTATAATTCCTATTTATTAAAAACAGGTAAGCCGACTGTCATTGATACCGTAGATATGGAATTTGGACGTGAATATGCCGAGTGCCTGGGTGAAATGATAGATCTTCTAGATATTCATTACATTGTAATTAACCATACAGAGCCTGATCACTCTGGTGGACTGGCAGCTCTCGCCGCCAAGGCTGCAAATGCCACGATCGTATGCACCGAGATTGCTGTTCCCGAATTGCAGGAAATGTACAAGCTTCATAGCCGGAACTTCCTGGTGGTTAAAGACGGAGACAAGCTGGATATTGGTGGGAAAACGCTACTGTTTAAAGAAACACCGTATCTTCATACCGCTGAAACGATGATAACCTATTGTATCGAAGATCAAATCTTATTTCCTTGCGATATTTTCAGCACGCATGTTGCGGTCGAGAATCTATTCAGCGATGAAGCGGGGTTTGATATTACGAAGGATTTCCAGGGCTATTACGCAGCTATTATTCATCCTCATAGAAGATATGTAAGAACACTGTTAGAGGCTGTTAAGGATCTTGAGATCCGGATGATCGCTCCTTCCCATGGGTTTGTGATCCGGGAGGACATACGTAAATATATCGAGATATACGCCACATTGAGCCGCGAAACGACGCAAGGAAAAAAGGCAACCATCGTATATACCACCATCAAAAACAGTACCAAGAAGATGGCGAAAATTATACAGGATTGCTTGCAGGAAAATAATATTGAGACAGAGGTCTGGGATGCAGATAAAAGCAGTGCCACCGATATTCTGAACAGCATAACGTCAGCAGACGCGGTCTTTATTGGCAGCTCCACTAAATACGCGGACATGATTGGGAACCTGGAGAACATTCTGAAAGAATTGCACAATATGAATCTGGAAGGCAAACTTGCTGCAGCTTTTGGCTCCTACGGTTGGAGTGGTGAAGCCATTGAAGTCATTCAGGATTATCTGAACGGAACAAACATGACGGTGCAAAGCACATCTGAGGTTATTAAATCCACGGGGATGACACATGTAGAGTTCCCTGTAAGAATCAGGTTTTCCCCAAAAGAGCCTGAGAAAGTTCAAAAAATTAAAAATGCGGCTGAATTTGTTTCGGATTTGCTGCTGAGTTCATTTTAGGGAGGAGGAACATAGGATGACGAAACATTACGTTATTGTTGGCGGCGGAGTAGCCGCCGTCCATGCCGCTAAAGCCATCCGTGATCAAGATGCAGAATCGGAAATTTCGATCCTCGGGGAGGAAAACCAACTGCCCTATAACCGGATTAAGCTGACCAAAGGGCTGTTTACCGACCTACACAGTGAGAAGGTGCTGATCAAGAAGGAAAAATGGTACCGTGATAACCGTATATCCGTAAAAACCTCGACCCGAATCAGTTCTGTCCACCCGGACCGGCAAATTGTTGTGACAGAAGATGGGCAGAGTGTTTCTTATCATAAGCTCCTATTGTGCATGGGAGCGAAGAATCGTGCGCTTTCCCTCGAGGGCTCCGGCCTGAACAATGTTCATACCCTCCGGGATATGACCGACGCGGACAGATTGAAAGAAAACCTGCAGGATGGCAGCCATGTAGTAGTAATCGGTGGGGGAGTGCAGGGAATCGAAACCGCTTGGGCGTTGTATGAAGCTGGATATCAGGTAACGGTGATCGAAGCCTTTCACCGGCTGATGGGCAGACAACTTGATGAGAAATCCTCACAGCTACTTAAGGACAACCTTGAACAAGCAGGTGTGAAGGTTATTCTTCAAGCAGGTGTGGCGTCTATTACAGGAACAGAGTTTGTTACCGGAATTACGCTGGTCGACCAATCTCATTTTTCCTGTGACCATGTAGTCTACTCCATTGGTATTGTACCGAATACGGAACTGCTAAGTGGCTCGAATATTCAAGTCCGGCAGGGCATTATCGTAAATGAGCAAATGCAAACAAATGATCCGCATGTGTACGCGGCCGGAGATGTTGCTGAAATTAACGGGCATGTGGAAGGACTGTGGGGCGGAGCGATCGAACAGGGCCGGATTGCTGGCAGTAATATGGTCGCCAATCTGACTGCGTATCGTAGAGCTATTCCGGTTACCTTGTTTAACGCTTTTGGAGTCTCTTTATTTTCGATAGGCAACGTTGATGAACGGTATTGCGATACGGCGGTGAGCGGAGAAGAAAATGGGTCGTATACGCGTATCTATGTGAAAGATAACACAATGATCGGTGCGATATCCTGGCAAAGTGCAGCTGCTTCTCTAGGATATAAAACCGCTGTGGAGCAATGTATCCCCCTTACGGGGATTGATGTTAACGGGAGTAGTATTGTGGAAATTATGGCTGAAGTACAAACCAGATTGAACTAAACTACCAACTTTATAGGAGATGACAAAGATGAAAAAATATATCTGTCTACCATGTGGCTATATCTATGATCCGGCAGTAGGCGATCCCGATGAGGATGTTGTTGCAGGCACTGCATTTGAAGACTTGCCTGAAGATTGGGTTTGTCCGGTATGCGGTGAAGATACCAGCCATTTCGCGCCGGTTGAGGACAAAAAACCTTCTGCATCCTAAAGGGAAGTAGGAGTTGTACAATAAAAGAACAATAGGGGGACATTTATGAAGGAGTATTCTTGCCAATACGCTGCTGAACCTTGTACCCGCAAGGTGCCGATTTTTGCTGCGTTGAGCGATGACGATCTCTCCCGGATCAGCGCCATGATCAAGCATCGTAAGTTCACTAAAGGACAACCGTTAATTCTGGAAGGGGCGCCGTCAGATACGCTGTACATCATTCAGCGAGGGCATGTTAAATTATCCAAAACAACTCCCGAGGGCAAGGAACAAATTTTGCACATCTTGATGAACGGCGATTTTTTCGGGGAACTGAGCATTTTTAACAGCGATGAGCTGAGCAACTTCAGTGCTTATGCTCTAAAAGACACTAACATTTGCATGCTGACCCGAACGGATATGGAGCAGCTGATGACGGAAAATCCGGATATTTCGCTCAGGCTACTGAAGAGTGTGACCAAAAGACTAGCCCATACAGAAAATCTGGCGCAAAGCCTGGCGACCAAAGATCCCGAAATACGAATTGCTTATATGATCATGGAACTCAGCGACAAATATGGTAAGCAACGTGGCGCTCATATTCATATTGACCTTCCGTTGTCTCGTGAAGAACTGGCCAGTTATGTTGGGGTCACCCGCGAAACCATTAGCAGGAAATTCTCAAGGTTTGAAGATTCAGGCCTTATTGAGCTAATTGGGAATAAGCAAATGCTCATTATAGATCCAGCCGGTTTGGAGAGTTATATGGGGTATTAAGATAGTATTTAAATAATCAAAAAAATAAAAAGCGGCATTTCTACCCTAGTTTACGGTAGGGAAATGCCGCTTTTTATCTGGAACAATTTAAGTCGCAATTATTTCAAGAACCTGTCATGAACAGCAACACGATTCCATGAGTGGTTTGAATTCTAGCCCGATTGTTACCGAATATACCCTAAAGAAAACACAAGCTCACTCATAGAAACTCCATATTGCAAGCGCTTTATTGTAGGTAGAATGAGGTTAGATTCAATCACTATTCGAGGAAATGGAGGAAAGCTGATGCCACATATTGAGATTAGGATGTACGAAGGTCGAACGAGTGAGCAGAAGGAGGAGATAGTCACTGTATTCACGCGGGAGTTATCCCGAATTATTGAACGGGAGGAACGATTTATTACCATCGAATTTCAAGAAATCCCCTTAGATGAGAATGCTCCGGCGAACCTGCTGAAAACAGGACCTGTAGGAAACGGTAATGAAGGCTAAGTTAACCGGGGTTGACCTTATTAACTACAAAGCCGATACGAAAAGGTCCCTGCTTTCAAACATGTGGAAATTCAGAGCACTCTATGTGATCGCGATTCCCGGGATCTTGTACTTTATCATTTTCAAGTACTTGCCGTTGGCCGGTTCAGTTATTGCGTTTCAGAACTACAACATTTTTAAGGGCTTTACAGGCAGTGAATGGGTGGGACTTGAGCACTTTAGGACCATGTTTCAATATCAGGATTTCGGAAGAATCTTAAGCAATACGATTCTGCTAGGCTTGTATGATCTCATATTCGCCTTCCCGGCTCCGATATTGCTTGCGCTCCTGTTGAATGAAATACGGCTTGTATTTTACAAACGGTTTTTGCAAACGGTGGTTTATATGCCCCATTTCCTGTCCTGGGTAATTGTCAGCGGCATCGCCTTGGGCATCCTCTCCCCAGGAACAGGGATTGTGAATCAGGTTTTACAAACCCTCGGCTTTGAACCAATTTATTTTCTTGGTGAAAATTCATACATTCGCACGATTTTGATCAGTTCCGGCATTTGGAGGGATTCTGGGTACGGTACGATCATTTATCTGGCCGCGTTGGCAGGAATAAATCCAGATCTGTATGAGGCTGCTGAAGTGGACGGAGCCGGGCGCTGGAAACAAACCTTAGCCATTACGCTGCCGTCTCTGATTCCGACGATTATGATTTTGTTCCTTCTCCATATCGGGAGATTTCTTGATCTTGGCTTCGAGCGGGTATGGGTATTCCTGAACGCGCTTAATACCGGGAACGGGGAGATTCTGGACACTTATATCTATAAGGCGGGGCTGCTGTCTCAGCAATACAGTTATACAACAGCAGTGGGGCTATTCAAGTCGGTAGTTGGACTCATTTTGGTGCTCATCGGCAACATTATGAGCAAAAAAACAACCGGTGAATCGCTGTATTAATCGCTCTTTATGGAGGTAGGGATGATGAGAGTACGCTATACTCGCGGCCAGAATCTATTTAATGTGTGCAACCTTTTGTTTCTGACCGCTCTCGCTTTGGCTATGTTTCTGCCGTTTCTGAATGTGATTGCCCAGTCCTTTAGCAGCTCTGAAGCAATTATTAATGGCAGGGTAGGCTTGCTGCCAAAGGACTTTACAGCGATCAATTATCAGTACGTTTTCAGCGATCATTCCATTTGGCGGGCGTTCGGTGTCTCCGTCTATATTACGATACTGGGCACCGCCATCAATCTGATTGCAACAGCGGCTCTCGCTTATCCGGTGTCGCGGCCGGAATTCGTAGGACGCAAATACATCGTCATGATGGTATTGTTCACGATGGTATTCAGCGCCCCTCTTATTCCGAACTTTATCCTGATCAAGAATTTGGGGCTTATGAACTCCTTGTGGGCACTCATGATTCCGGGCGCCATCAGCGCGTTTAACTTTTTCGTGATGAGAAGCTTCTTCATGCAGCTCCCTCAGGAGCTGATAGATTCCTCCCGGATCGACGGGTGTGGTGAGCTGCGGATCATCGTCAATATGGTACTGCCATTGTCCAAACCGGTAATGGCCTCATTGGGGATTTTCTATGCCGTCGGGCACTGGAATACGTACATGAGTGCTCTGTATTATATCAACAAGCCGTCCTTATGGCCTCTGCAGGTGATGTTGAAGAAGCTCTTCGAGACGGACGATATCAGCATTGACCCGGCTTCCTCAGTTTATAGTTCTCTGGCTCACACATCACCTGAGGGCATCAAAATGGCTGTTATCATTGTCGCTACTATTCCGATTATCATGATTTATCCGTTTCTTCAACGCCATTTCGTTAAAGGAATGATGGTCGGATCCGTCAAATCCTGATCTATCATATTATGGTAGAATAGGAACGCGTTAAGCGAGACGAATCGGAAGGTGGTATCCATGGATGAGATGTGTATTAATCGTAGACGACGAGCCCATGATTCGAAAGGGACTTTCTATCATGATCCAGCAATGCGGCGAGCATCCGTATAACATTAAGCTGGCCCAGAATGGCGAAGAGGCAATCCAGCTCATAATGGAGGAACAGCCGGATTTTCTTTTTACAGATATCCGTATGCCCAAGGTAAACGGACTAGAGCTGTGCCGGCGGCTGTCGGAGATGGAGACGGATATTCAGACTGTCGTCATCTCTGGTTATGGGGATTTTGAATACGCCCGCCAATGCGTGTCTTATGGAGTGAAAGAATATCTCCTGAAGCCCGTGAGCAAAGGGAACCTTCAAAATGTAATCGCCAAACTGGAAGCGAATAGAGAGAAGCTGGAGAGTTTTGTCTCTGTCGCTAAACTCGATGAATGGATCGTGCGTATGGATGATGCCATCTGGACCTTGGATGAAGAGAGGCTTTACCTTGTACTGAAGGAGTGGGAAACCGACTTTCTCCAGCGCAAGATGAGCCGAAGTCAGCAAAAAGAGCTTCTGGAAGAGGGCTACGCCTTACTTGTGAAGAAGCTCCATGTCAATTCGGTCACACCCGGTAAAAGCGTGTTAGACTTGTCCGCAGCAGCAGGACCTGAGCAGTTATTCCACTGCTTCGCAGAAGCGTCGGCAGCTATACTCGAAGAGCTTCGTAGAAAGCGCAAGGGCAAAGCAAAGGACCCGATAGAGGAAGCTAAAGCATTCATCGAAAAACATCTCGCCCAGGAAGTATCGCTGGAAGAGGTGGCGGAAGTGCTTGGTCTAAATGCCTCTTACTTCAGTCAGATGTTTAAGCACTCGACGGGAGAGACCTTTGTACATTATCGCATTAAATGCAGGATGGAGAAGGCCAAAAGATTGCTTGCCGATGCAAGCTATCGGATCACTGATATTTCCTATGAGGTCGGGTATGCAGACCATCCTCATTTTACGAAGACGTTCAAAAAGTTCACCGGGCTGGCTCCTTCCGAGTATCGCAACCAGCTGGGGATAGATTGATGAGAAAGAGTCTGTCGAACAAGCTGTTTGCCTCCTTTCTGACCGTCATTCTTCTATCCTTGTCCATGGTTGGATTTATCTCCTATTTTCAGGCTTCGGCTGAGCTTGATAAGTCTTCGGAGAAGTCTATTGCCCAAGTCATCAGAAGTGCGTCTTATCAAACGGACCTGTATTTGCAAAATTATGAAAAGGCTAGCGATTCCATCCTGTCCTACAATCAAGTCAAAGAGTTCTTGGACATGGACCCGGAGGACAGCTTCTCCTACTATCAATATACGAATGACATACAGAAGTATTTGTTTCGATCTTTGTTTATTCTGTATCCCCAGATTAATCTGATGTACGTCATCGGTGAACACGGTAAGGCCATTAGCGATGATAACTCATATCAAGCGCATAGCCTGCAGTTTCATCCCCAGGAACGCTACCGTTTCTTAAGCGAACATACGCCGGAGAGCGGCCGCATCACCATTCTCAACACGAATGTGATGAATGAAGGGGATAGGAACATTATTACGATGGTCCGCCGAAATAGAGGGGTCTCTTCCTATCGTCCTAAAGGTATAGTGGCCATTGAATTCAAGGCAGAGGATCTGGCCCGCATATGGGAACCTCTTGATCTCGGACAGGGCGAGTCCTACTTTATCATGGACGAATTCGGCAAACTCCTCTATCGGGCGGAAGGGAATAAGAACCACCCTGGGTTATCTGCTGAGCACATTCAGAACGTATTTCAACACCCAAATGACTCTGTCGTGGAAAAGGTAGACGGGAAAGAGTATTTGTTCGTGTCGAGAAAATCCGAATATTCTAAATGGCAGCTTGTAGTATCCATACCAGTTGGTGAGCTGCGCAAGCCTATTTCTACCATTCGTACGACCACGCTGGTGGTGGGAGTTCTCACGCTTGTCGGCACACTGTTGCTTGCCACCTGGTTCGGACGATCCATCACGAAGCCCATCCTGATTCTTAAGGAGGGCATGAGGGAGACGGAAAAAGGCAAGTGGCGCAGGCTTGAGATGAACGGCCGTCAGGATGAGCTGGGGGGATTGATGCGCAGTTACAATCTCATGGTGACCCGGCTGTCCGAAATGATTGAGCGGGTATACGAAGCGGAGCTCACAACCCAGAAGGAGGCTCTGGAGCGTCATCAGGCTGAATTCCAAGCACTCCAGCTACAGATAAATCCGCACTATCTATATAACACATTAGAGACTATTAAATGCTACGCGGTCGTTCAGGATTCGGATGAAATCACAGAAATAGTGGAGGCCATGGCATTCATGCTTCGCTACTCCATCCAAACCAATCTGGAGGAAATTACGATTGCCAATGAGCTTAATCATGTACTGAGCTACATGACGATTCTCAAGCACCGGATCGGCAGAGAGTTCGAAATTGACGTTGTGATTCCGCCGACGCTGCTACTGGCTAAGATGGTCAGGCTGACACTTCAGCCCTTGATCGAAAATATTTTTCAGCATGCGTTTCCCGAGGGAATTGAAGATAAGCACTATATTCGAATCGACGCCAGAATAGAGGAAGACCGGTTTCTAGTTCTTGTAGAGGATAACGGCGCAGGGATGTCCCGCGAACGGCTTGATAAACTTCGTGAGAAGCTGAATCTAAATCAGCTGGCGGATACGGAAGGAGACTCCCTCTATCATAGAGGTGGAATCGGGCTCATGAACGTGCACCGGAGAATTCAAATGGTGTTCGGTGAACAATACGGGTTAAGCGTCGAAAGCGTGGAGAATGAGGGAACTCGGCTGATCTTATCCATGCCTGCGGAGTGAGAAAATAGATGATTTCAGAAACAACTACTACTAGGAGGAAATTTGCAATGAAAATTGACTTGACTGGTAAAATTTCGCTTGTTACAGGGTCCAATGCAGGGATAGGCCGACAAATCCTGGAGACTTTGGCTGCTTCCGGCGCCAAAGTGGCCGTAAACTATTTGTTCGGTTCTTCGGAGGAGACGGTCGACGCGATCCGTCAGGCTGGAGGAGAAGCTTATGCTTTTCAGGCAGACGTAACAAGTCCTGCCCAATTGGACAATATGGTGAAGGAAATAGAAGAGCATTTTGGCGGGACCATCGATATCCTCGTCAACAATGCGGGCGGTATGATCAATCGGGTCCCCAATACTGAAATGAACGAAGAACATTACAACAAGGTGATGGACGTCAATTTTAAATCATGCGTGTTTGCCTGCAAAGCCGTAGCAGCGGGAATGATTGCCAAGAAAAGCGGTAAAATCATCAATGTATCTTCCCTTGCGGCCCATGACGGCGGCGGACCAGGAGCTTCCATTTATGCAGCGGGCAAAGCTGCGGTATGGTCTTATACCAAGGGACTTGCCAAAGAGCTGAGTCCTCACGGAATTAATGTAAACGCTATCTCTCCTGGATTTATCGGTCAGACCGCTTTCCATGCTACCTTTACCGCGGATGCGGCAAGACAGGCGACGATTGCGAAGATTCCGCTGGGCCGGGAAGGTGCTCCACAGGATGTGAGCAACGTAGCACTCTTCCTCGCTTCAGAGATGTCGGATTATCTGACAGGCGAAATTATTGAAATTAACGGAGGCTTGTTCATGCGATGATGAACCTTAAGGAGAAAGCTGATACTTTTTCCTGGGTTGGTCTTGAGGTGGATAAATTGAAAATGGAGCTGGATTCCTTCCGGAGAGAAGAGATTCTGCTCCCGACAGAACCCGGCGGTTGGTGGCACCAATATGTATGTCCCCAGCATCATACTGAGCTAATCTTCGATGCTATGGAGCGAGATGCGTTTGTCTTTTCTTGCCCGAAGGGCTGCAAGCTGGAAGGTGAACCCTACCGGGGAGCATGGCTGGTATACCGGCATCAGGCGATGGCGCGATACGCCCTGCAAGCTGCCGCGGTATTCGCCGCAGACGGAGAAGACTTCAATAGTAGCTTAGCCCAGAAGATTCTTGTCGGTTATGCAGAGCAGTTCCCATTGTATCCGGTTCATCCCGATGCCCAACCCTGGATGCTTAGTGGCCGTGCTTTTCATCAGGCGCTGACGGAGGCTATCTGGTCCACCACGCTTATTCGGGCCTATCTGCTTCTTGTGGATCATGGAGTAACGTTCACTGAGGAGGAAGAGTTGAAGCTGCAAGTGTTCTTCACGATGCTAGAGGAGAGTATGGAGCAATACCGCCACATCCTCATTTACGAGAAGAAGAATGCAGAGAACAATTATACTGCATGGCTGAACGCTAGCCTGGCTTGTGTATATGCTGCCAAAGGCACCAGAGAAAAGCTTGCTTCTTTGCTGGAGGGAGAAGGTGGATTCTATCATCATCTGTCCATTGGCGTTAAGCCAGATGGCTTTGAATTTGAAGGCAGCACGTACTACCATATTTTTGTATTGCGGGCTTATCTCATAGCAGCCGAGATGGCTGGGCGCTTCGGGGTTGACCTCTATGTTGCCAAAGGAGATCAGGGACAATCCACCCGTGGCATGTTTCAGTTACTGGTAGAGCTTAGCGGCGATAATGGGGAGCTTCCAGCCGTGCATGATGGTCCTTATGCGCGCGTTCCTTTCGCACGAGAAATTGCTGAAGTGTTTGAAATAGGAGGTGCGGTTTACAAAGATCCGAGCCTCCAGCCAATACTGGCGAATGCTTATAGGTATCTATACGGGCAGGGAGTACGGACTGGTCTGGAGGCGGTGCTGTATGGAGTAGGTGAGAGTAAGGAGCTTCAGTCCACTTACATGGTGAGGGACTCTGTCCTACTGCCGGATTCTGGATTCGCCGTGCTCCGCCACCCGGGCAATCCGCTGTCCGTTCTGGCAGATTTCGGAGAGCATGGCGGATCACATGGGCATTTTGACAAGCTTCATATCACGATTATGCACCGATGGGGGGAGGTTGCTCCTGAGCTGGGCATGGTTCCTTATGGATCTGTTTTGCGCAAGGAATGGTATTCCGAAACCGCGAGCCATAACACGGTTACCATCGGAGGTCGCTCCCAAGCTCCACATACCGGAAGCTGCAGGCAATTCCGCCAGGAAGGCAACGCTACGTACTTATGGATTCGCTCGGACGGCGTCTATGAAGGAGCTGTTCTGGACCGGCATCTTGTATTGGCCGACAGTTGGTTGCTGGATTGGTTTCATGTTGAGCAGATGACGGAGCGGGATCAGGAAGTAGACTTATGGTTTCATCCGACGGGACATTTGGTGTTACCGGTGGACCCTCACCGCGTTCGGACGGACTCTCCGACAGTCCTCGGACTGGAAGCGGGCTATGGCTCAGTAGAGGTACTGTCCGAAATGAAAAATGAGACGGACTGTACGTTAAATGCGGAGTGGAATATTCGTTATGATGGAGTGAGCACCGACCGGATATATGAAGTATCCACAAGTACTCTACTGGCGCCCGGCTCCATTATGCATGAAATCCGCACACCGGGTAATGCCGAAGACCCGAGTAGATTGCTACGAGGCATTATGCTTCGGCATATAGGCCCGTCGGTTGATTTTATTACGGTTTATCGGGACGGTCACGAACCTGCTGTACTGAAGCTAGTGAGTCAGGTGGGCGAACCGCCCCGAATCCAAATAGCAACAACTGGGCAACGAGTTGTCTATTGCCTTGACCCTAAAGCGGGACTGATTCAGGAAGAGTCCCGGAATACGGAGGAGTAGAGATGTTAGAACCTTTATTTCAACCTACCAGCGGCGTACTCGACCTGTCATATGGGCCAGATGAACATTCAGATGTTGGAGAGAACCCTCCGCGGTTTACTTGGATGCCTGCATGTCTGGAAGAGAGTATGTATGAGCTGCAGATCTCCTCAAACACTGAATTTGAGTCTGAAGGCATCTTGACCTACAGTCGAATTCCCTATAATTTGTTTACCCCGGATAAGCCATTGGCGCCTGGTTCGTATTATTGGCGATACAGTCTTATCGGGGAGAATGATATCCGTTCCGAATGGAGTAAAGTAAGAGCTTTTGTGGTGGAGGATGACTTGCCGTTGACACCTCTGCCCTCCCGAACAGAACGATATTCAGCTGCTTCCGCCAACCATCCGCGGCTTTGGCTTCAAGCGGAACAACTTCCGTCTTACCGGGAAGTTGTCCGCCAAGACCCAATCTCAACTGGCTGGGATGACTTCCTGAAGTATTCCGTTCTACCCTGGACAGAGCGCGATCTAATTCCCGAGCCTGCACCGTATCCAGATAATAAGCGTGTCGCCAAACTATGGCGGCAGATGTATATGGACTGCCAGGAAGTTTTCTATGCTGTCCGACATCTTGCTATAGCTGGAGTTGTATTGGAGGACGAGGCGCTTATCGCCAAAGCTAGAGAGTGGCTGCTTCATGCTGCAAGCTGGAATACGGACGGTACCACCAGCCGGGATTACAATGATGAATGCTCTTTTCGCATAGCCGGAGCGTTGGCATGGGGCTATGATTGGCTTCACGGCTCTCTGACGGAAGAAGAACGTCTTAAGGTAAGGCAGGCGCTACTGCGAAGAACCGGGCAGATCGCTTTCCATGTCATCGAACGTTCCCGAATCCATCAAGTTCCTTATGACAGCCATGCTATCCGCTCTTTATCCTCTGTGCTCGTTCCCTGTTGTATTTCCATGTTGGGCGAGGAGG
The window above is part of the Paenibacillus sp. FSL K6-0276 genome. Proteins encoded here:
- a CDS encoding glucose 1-dehydrogenase, yielding MKIDLTGKISLVTGSNAGIGRQILETLAASGAKVAVNYLFGSSEETVDAIRQAGGEAYAFQADVTSPAQLDNMVKEIEEHFGGTIDILVNNAGGMINRVPNTEMNEEHYNKVMDVNFKSCVFACKAVAAGMIAKKSGKIINVSSLAAHDGGGPGASIYAAGKAAVWSYTKGLAKELSPHGINVNAISPGFIGQTAFHATFTADAARQATIAKIPLGREGAPQDVSNVALFLASEMSDYLTGEIIEINGGLFMR
- a CDS encoding carbohydrate ABC transporter permease, whose amino-acid sequence is MMRVRYTRGQNLFNVCNLLFLTALALAMFLPFLNVIAQSFSSSEAIINGRVGLLPKDFTAINYQYVFSDHSIWRAFGVSVYITILGTAINLIATAALAYPVSRPEFVGRKYIVMMVLFTMVFSAPLIPNFILIKNLGLMNSLWALMIPGAISAFNFFVMRSFFMQLPQELIDSSRIDGCGELRIIVNMVLPLSKPVMASLGIFYAVGHWNTYMSALYYINKPSLWPLQVMLKKLFETDDISIDPASSVYSSLAHTSPEGIKMAVIIVATIPIIMIYPFLQRHFVKGMMVGSVKS
- a CDS encoding response regulator; this encodes MRCVLIVDDEPMIRKGLSIMIQQCGEHPYNIKLAQNGEEAIQLIMEEQPDFLFTDIRMPKVNGLELCRRLSEMETDIQTVVISGYGDFEYARQCVSYGVKEYLLKPVSKGNLQNVIAKLEANREKLESFVSVAKLDEWIVRMDDAIWTLDEERLYLVLKEWETDFLQRKMSRSQQKELLEEGYALLVKKLHVNSVTPGKSVLDLSAAAGPEQLFHCFAEASAAILEELRRKRKGKAKDPIEEAKAFIEKHLAQEVSLEEVAEVLGLNASYFSQMFKHSTGETFVHYRIKCRMEKAKRLLADASYRITDISYEVGYADHPHFTKTFKKFTGLAPSEYRNQLGID
- a CDS encoding heparinase II/III family protein → MMNLKEKADTFSWVGLEVDKLKMELDSFRREEILLPTEPGGWWHQYVCPQHHTELIFDAMERDAFVFSCPKGCKLEGEPYRGAWLVYRHQAMARYALQAAAVFAADGEDFNSSLAQKILVGYAEQFPLYPVHPDAQPWMLSGRAFHQALTEAIWSTTLIRAYLLLVDHGVTFTEEEELKLQVFFTMLEESMEQYRHILIYEKKNAENNYTAWLNASLACVYAAKGTREKLASLLEGEGGFYHHLSIGVKPDGFEFEGSTYYHIFVLRAYLIAAEMAGRFGVDLYVAKGDQGQSTRGMFQLLVELSGDNGELPAVHDGPYARVPFAREIAEVFEIGGAVYKDPSLQPILANAYRYLYGQGVRTGLEAVLYGVGESKELQSTYMVRDSVLLPDSGFAVLRHPGNPLSVLADFGEHGGSHGHFDKLHITIMHRWGEVAPELGMVPYGSVLRKEWYSETASHNTVTIGGRSQAPHTGSCRQFRQEGNATYLWIRSDGVYEGAVLDRHLVLADSWLLDWFHVEQMTERDQEVDLWFHPTGHLVLPVDPHRVRTDSPTVLGLEAGYGSVEVLSEMKNETDCTLNAEWNIRYDGVSTDRIYEVSTSTLLAPGSIMHEIRTPGNAEDPSRLLRGIMLRHIGPSVDFITVYRDGHEPAVLKLVSQVGEPPRIQIATTGQRVVYCLDPKAGLIQEESRNTEE
- a CDS encoding histidine kinase, encoding MRKSLSNKLFASFLTVILLSLSMVGFISYFQASAELDKSSEKSIAQVIRSASYQTDLYLQNYEKASDSILSYNQVKEFLDMDPEDSFSYYQYTNDIQKYLFRSLFILYPQINLMYVIGEHGKAISDDNSYQAHSLQFHPQERYRFLSEHTPESGRITILNTNVMNEGDRNIITMVRRNRGVSSYRPKGIVAIEFKAEDLARIWEPLDLGQGESYFIMDEFGKLLYRAEGNKNHPGLSAEHIQNVFQHPNDSVVEKVDGKEYLFVSRKSEYSKWQLVVSIPVGELRKPISTIRTTTLVVGVLTLVGTLLLATWFGRSITKPILILKEGMRETEKGKWRRLEMNGRQDELGGLMRSYNLMVTRLSEMIERVYEAELTTQKEALERHQAEFQALQLQINPHYLYNTLETIKCYAVVQDSDEITEIVEAMAFMLRYSIQTNLEEITIANELNHVLSYMTILKHRIGREFEIDVVIPPTLLLAKMVRLTLQPLIENIFQHAFPEGIEDKHYIRIDARIEEDRFLVLVEDNGAGMSRERLDKLREKLNLNQLADTEGDSLYHRGGIGLMNVHRRIQMVFGEQYGLSVESVENEGTRLILSMPAE